One Candidatus Acidiferrales bacterium genomic region harbors:
- a CDS encoding CTP synthase, with the protein MVTRPKYVFVTGGVVSSLGKGVAAASMGCLLESRGLKVTLQKCDPYLNVDPGTMSPYQHGEVYVTDDGAETDLDLGHYERFTNAKLTRDHNWTTGRIYESILAKERRGDYLGKTVQVIPHVTDEIKAAFRKVADDVDVVIVEIGGTVGDIESLPFLEAIRQMRLELGPENAIYVHLTLVPFIPTAGEHKTKPTQHSVKELLSIGIQPDILLCRSDHPIAPELKAKIALFCNVPASSVISAPDVRNIYEVPMSLVAEGLDEQILRLLHLQSGPRDMSKWLAMLERLEHPEGEVRIGVVGKYVQLEDAYKSLREALMHGGLPHRARVTIEWVESSEIESLEMAEQRLRHMDAILVPGGFGKRGIEGMIFAIQYAREKKLPFLGICLGMQCATIEYARHVAGLTNANSTEFDAQTPYRVIYKLRELLGVDEMGGTMRLGAWPCKLDADSFAARAYGATEISERHRHRYEFNRDYEPQLKAAGFKITGKTPDGVYVEIIEAPDHPWFLGCQFHPEFKSKPLAPHPLFAAFIGAAVEHRKKRSAPQRAAHVPATSAD; encoded by the coding sequence TTGGTAACGCGCCCGAAGTATGTGTTTGTAACGGGTGGCGTGGTTTCCTCTCTCGGCAAAGGAGTGGCGGCGGCCTCGATGGGCTGCCTGTTGGAATCGCGAGGCCTGAAAGTCACCCTCCAGAAGTGCGATCCCTACCTGAACGTTGATCCGGGAACGATGTCGCCCTATCAGCACGGCGAAGTGTACGTGACGGATGACGGCGCGGAGACGGACCTCGACCTGGGACACTACGAACGCTTCACAAATGCCAAACTGACGCGCGATCACAATTGGACAACGGGGAGAATCTACGAGTCGATTCTGGCGAAGGAGCGGCGCGGAGATTATCTGGGAAAAACCGTGCAGGTGATTCCGCACGTCACGGATGAAATTAAAGCGGCGTTTCGCAAAGTGGCGGACGACGTGGACGTGGTGATCGTGGAAATCGGCGGAACGGTGGGCGACATCGAGTCGCTGCCGTTTCTGGAAGCGATACGGCAGATGCGATTGGAGCTGGGGCCGGAGAATGCAATTTATGTGCACCTGACGCTGGTCCCGTTCATTCCGACGGCGGGCGAGCACAAAACGAAGCCGACGCAGCATAGCGTGAAGGAATTGCTGAGCATCGGAATCCAGCCGGATATTTTGCTGTGCCGCAGCGATCATCCAATTGCGCCGGAGCTGAAGGCGAAGATCGCGCTTTTCTGCAACGTGCCGGCTTCGAGCGTGATTTCCGCGCCGGATGTGCGGAATATTTACGAAGTGCCGATGTCGCTGGTGGCGGAAGGACTCGACGAACAGATTTTGCGGCTGCTGCATTTGCAGTCGGGGCCTCGGGATATGTCGAAGTGGCTGGCGATGCTGGAGCGGCTGGAGCATCCGGAAGGCGAAGTGCGGATCGGCGTGGTCGGAAAATATGTGCAGCTCGAAGATGCGTACAAGAGTTTGCGCGAGGCGCTGATGCACGGAGGATTGCCGCACCGCGCGCGCGTGACGATTGAATGGGTGGAGTCGAGCGAAATCGAGTCACTGGAGATGGCGGAGCAACGGCTGCGGCACATGGACGCGATTCTGGTGCCGGGAGGATTTGGAAAGCGCGGGATCGAAGGAATGATTTTTGCAATTCAGTATGCGCGCGAGAAGAAACTGCCATTTTTGGGGATTTGCCTGGGAATGCAATGCGCGACGATTGAATATGCGCGGCACGTTGCAGGGCTGACGAATGCAAATTCAACGGAGTTCGATGCGCAGACACCCTATCGCGTGATTTACAAACTGCGCGAACTGCTCGGCGTGGACGAAATGGGCGGGACGATGCGACTGGGCGCGTGGCCGTGCAAACTCGACGCGGATTCGTTTGCCGCGCGCGCGTATGGCGCGACGGAAATTTCCGAGCGGCACCGGCACCGCTACGAATTCAATCGCGACTATGAGCCGCAACTGAAGGCGGCGGGATTCAAAATCACGGGAAAGACGCCGGACGGAGTGTACGTCGAGATTATCGAGGCGCCGGACCATCCGTGGTTTTTAGGCTGCCAGTTCCATCCGGAGTTCAAATCGAAGCCACTCGCGCCGCATCCGCTGTTCGCGGCGTTTATTGGAGCGGCTGTCGAACATCGCAAGAAACGGAGCGCGCCGCAGCGAGCGGCCCACGTCCCTGCCACATCCGCGGACTAA
- a CDS encoding amidohydrolase family protein, producing the protein MDIKHSRRSFLQNAAGLGALTFSGAGRFMSVFAQTAPAPKSGLIDVHHHFVPPFYFAEHPEGTGVAGGGRIYSWTPEQALAVMDKHGVATAVLSVTSSILWFGDRQAATGAARRANEYAADVVRSHRGRFGLFAALPLPDTETSLREIDYAYSVLKADGIHLITSYDDKWLGHPEYQPVFEELNRRKSVVFVHPTISSCCRTLLPDVSPYMFEIPQETARAVTNLLFTGTFAKFPDIRFIFTHAGGNVPMLLGRMHQYATKNIADKAPNGIEYELKRLHYDIAGTAFRPAIAALTSLVPTTQILFGSDDPFVPLAETAEGMMKLGFSEDDLRLIGRDNALTLLPRLKNS; encoded by the coding sequence GTGGACATCAAACACAGCCGTCGCAGCTTTTTGCAAAATGCAGCGGGATTAGGTGCGCTGACATTTTCTGGCGCTGGACGTTTCATGTCGGTCTTTGCGCAAACAGCGCCCGCCCCGAAGAGCGGTCTGATCGATGTACATCATCACTTCGTCCCGCCTTTCTATTTTGCTGAACATCCAGAAGGCACGGGTGTTGCGGGCGGCGGCCGAATTTATAGCTGGACTCCGGAGCAAGCACTAGCAGTGATGGACAAGCACGGAGTAGCGACGGCTGTTTTGTCTGTCACATCGAGTATTCTTTGGTTCGGTGACCGACAGGCGGCAACGGGCGCGGCGCGGCGAGCGAACGAATACGCCGCCGATGTGGTACGGAGCCACCGGGGGCGCTTCGGTCTGTTTGCCGCCCTCCCGCTTCCAGATACCGAGACGAGCCTTCGCGAAATCGACTACGCCTATAGCGTGCTTAAGGCGGACGGAATTCATCTAATCACCAGCTACGACGACAAGTGGTTGGGTCATCCCGAGTACCAGCCAGTTTTCGAGGAACTCAATCGGCGCAAATCCGTCGTTTTCGTGCATCCGACCATCTCCTCGTGCTGCCGCACATTGCTGCCGGATGTCTCTCCGTATATGTTCGAGATTCCCCAAGAGACCGCTCGTGCGGTCACGAATCTGCTGTTTACAGGTACATTTGCGAAGTTCCCCGATATTCGCTTCATCTTTACGCACGCGGGCGGAAACGTGCCGATGCTGCTCGGTCGTATGCACCAATACGCCACTAAAAACATCGCCGACAAAGCCCCCAACGGAATCGAATACGAACTTAAACGCCTCCATTACGACATCGCTGGTACTGCCTTTCGACCAGCTATTGCGGCACTCACCAGTCTCGTTCCCACGACACAGATTCTTTTTGGCAGCGACGATCCATTCGTACCCCTCGCCGAAACCGCTGAAGGCATGATGAAACTCGGCTTCTCCGAAGATGATCTCCGACTGATTGGGCGCGACAACGCGCTGACTCTGCTGCCACGGCTAAAGAACAGCTAA
- a CDS encoding MFS transporter — protein MRELRKPPSPWLFSLLILPLGIVVVGFNFTAFPLLLAQAGVPVDRIASISSIINLPGVIGFLFAPIVDIKFRRRTWLVLASFGTALSACLYFPLIGASHLILMTALVLAGGLITFLVGAACGGLIVKTLSESAQSKAAGWMMAGQLGGGALGAAVILWLAARVPVATVGVCVAILVALPGLVAFTIAEPSPQPSAWFQGRLPQIGKELWAVVRSPERRWGTLLLLAPGGTGAAQILLPAVASHYGVGTSGVMWMNGVGGGALLALGSLGGALIPGNWDRRFTYAAAGLTNALAAFVLLVANRPSIYLAGTALYLVTQGLCWARSTALVVEIVGVETGDASTLYSVLNAIVTIPLLYMIRLDGFGFGRFGMHGLLWIDAGANLLVFGVVAVVFMAYGLKLRRVADSHAMARASTIP, from the coding sequence ATGCGCGAACTGCGCAAGCCACCTTCGCCTTGGCTTTTCAGCCTACTGATCCTGCCTCTCGGTATCGTCGTGGTCGGCTTCAACTTCACAGCCTTTCCCTTGCTACTTGCGCAGGCTGGCGTCCCGGTGGATCGGATCGCCAGCATCAGTTCGATCATCAACCTGCCCGGAGTCATCGGCTTCCTCTTTGCCCCCATCGTGGACATCAAGTTCCGCCGCAGGACTTGGCTGGTGCTCGCGAGTTTTGGCACCGCCCTTTCTGCCTGCCTATATTTCCCGTTGATCGGCGCTTCGCATTTGATTCTGATGACTGCGCTCGTCCTCGCTGGCGGTCTCATCACTTTCTTAGTTGGGGCAGCTTGCGGCGGACTGATCGTGAAGACTCTATCGGAATCGGCTCAATCGAAAGCCGCGGGTTGGATGATGGCAGGGCAGTTAGGCGGAGGTGCGCTCGGCGCAGCCGTCATTCTCTGGCTTGCAGCGCGCGTGCCTGTAGCTACTGTCGGAGTATGTGTCGCGATTCTGGTCGCTCTGCCGGGACTTGTGGCCTTCACCATAGCTGAACCCTCGCCCCAGCCATCTGCATGGTTCCAAGGCCGCCTTCCTCAAATCGGCAAAGAGTTATGGGCGGTTGTCCGCTCCCCGGAGCGCCGATGGGGCACCCTTCTTCTCCTTGCACCAGGCGGAACGGGCGCTGCCCAGATCCTTCTGCCTGCGGTCGCCTCGCATTACGGGGTGGGCACATCCGGCGTGATGTGGATGAATGGCGTGGGTGGAGGAGCATTGCTCGCGTTGGGATCACTCGGTGGCGCTCTGATTCCCGGCAACTGGGATCGAAGATTTACTTACGCGGCAGCGGGACTGACGAACGCCCTTGCTGCATTCGTGCTCTTGGTGGCAAATCGGCCGTCCATCTATCTGGCTGGAACGGCGCTTTACTTGGTGACGCAAGGCTTGTGTTGGGCGCGAAGCACGGCGTTAGTCGTGGAGATTGTTGGAGTCGAAACCGGTGATGCCAGTACGCTGTATAGCGTGCTCAACGCGATTGTGACGATCCCTCTCCTCTACATGATCAGACTCGATGGTTTTGGCTTCGGCAGATTCGGAATGCACGGGCTGCTCTGGATTGATGCCGGAGCCAACCTGCTCGTGTTTGGAGTTGTTGCTGTGGTTTTCATGGCTTACGGTTTGAAATTGCGCCGAGTTGCAGATTCGCACGCCATGGCACGCGCAAGCACGATCCCATGA
- a CDS encoding PEP-CTERM sorting domain-containing protein: MRKFLFMLAAAAVAVSLGAMRSSADPLQIQCTSITCAAGGIQTTTSSSGTFDLIMSNGKYNGGTAYIAILTPSSSGAWQGTPCTSKVKTGCTVGNFLGFVDNQHNYPSTQSFSPSSGGYNIALVSLGTGTFTGPLSYSYSSVAQGTIFIGFDVSATGSVLTTPWSESLAVTTSTFPTPEPSSLALLGTGLLGLGFVVRRRLGL; encoded by the coding sequence ATGAGGAAGTTTTTGTTCATGTTGGCTGCGGCGGCGGTTGCCGTCTCTCTGGGGGCGATGAGGTCAAGCGCCGACCCATTGCAGATACAGTGCACCAGTATAACGTGTGCGGCGGGCGGGATCCAGACGACGACGAGCTCATCGGGGACCTTCGACCTTATCATGTCAAATGGTAAGTACAACGGCGGGACGGCCTACATCGCGATCCTGACGCCTTCCAGCTCTGGCGCATGGCAGGGCACTCCTTGCACTAGCAAGGTAAAGACGGGATGCACCGTAGGCAACTTCTTGGGCTTCGTGGACAATCAGCACAACTATCCCTCGACGCAGTCATTCAGCCCGTCGTCTGGCGGATATAACATCGCCCTAGTGAGCCTGGGGACGGGGACCTTTACCGGCCCGCTGAGCTACAGCTACTCTTCGGTGGCGCAAGGGACGATTTTTATTGGATTCGACGTATCCGCCACTGGCAGCGTGCTGACGACTCCGTGGAGCGAGTCGCTGGCCGTTACGACGAGCACGTTCCCGACTCCGGAGCCTAGCTCATTAGCGCTCCTCGGGACCGGACTTCTCGGGCTCGGCTTCGTGGTTCGCCGCCGGCTTGGCCTTTAG
- a CDS encoding S9 family peptidase: MDRESRISRRLFLRATALTGAGAAITGGLSPFRELDAAVPTPPVSSAGSQQSSALPPASLNEWIEHIFSSREFLGERFGPARWDEGGKSFTILERSLDDGETQELARYETATGARTVLFSSADLIPSGAKVPLPVDDFQWSQDREKLLIYTNSARVWRENTRGDYWVLDRQSKKLRKLGGDVAPSTLMFAKFSSDGSRVAYVRANNIYVEEVASGKIKQLTPDGNETVINGTSDWVYEEEFDVRDGFRWSPDGRTIAFFQFDSSPVREFSMINNLGAGFRDPVTQIPYPEFGVYPKVWTYRIPSAGTPNSNVRIGIVDIDKGNTKWLNVVGDSEKSYLPRMDWTGNGNDILLQHINRRQNQDDLYLTDGHSGHTRQILREEDAAWVDVNEDTRWLAKYNGFLWVSERDGWRHVYIVARDGSGARLVTRGNFDVIEVLAADPAQDFLYFIASPDNATQHFLFRTRMDGSAAPERLTPASMPGVHHYDISPDCQWAFHSYSSFDVPPITELISLPDHRAVRVMAGNAALLEKIKVLVKQPVEFFQVDIGEGVTLDAWMIKPADFDPSRKYPILFNVYGEPAAQTVLDAWHGAGSLYHRAIANHGYLIASVDNRGTPAPKGRAWRKIIYGAVGVLSSKEQAAAVRAIAKDRSYVDMDRVGVWGWSGGGTNTLNLMFRSPEIYRVGMSVAPVPDQRIYDTIYQERYMGLPQENVDGYRAGSAINFAEGLQGRLLLVHGTGDDNVHYAGSQLLVDRMIELGKSFDFMTYPNRTHGISEGAGTTVHIFKLLARHLIAHLPAGPAPRTMTLFLNEKAKQVSRG; this comes from the coding sequence ATGGATCGTGAATCTCGCATTTCGCGCCGCCTCTTCCTGCGAGCCACTGCCCTGACCGGCGCCGGCGCGGCTATCACTGGCGGGCTTTCCCCGTTCCGCGAATTGGATGCCGCCGTTCCTACCCCTCCTGTTTCATCCGCCGGTTCCCAACAATCTTCCGCTCTTCCTCCCGCCTCTCTCAACGAATGGATCGAGCACATTTTTTCCTCACGCGAATTTCTCGGCGAACGTTTCGGCCCCGCGCGCTGGGATGAAGGCGGAAAATCCTTCACCATCCTTGAACGCTCCCTCGACGATGGCGAGACGCAGGAGCTTGCGCGCTACGAAACTGCAACCGGCGCGCGCACCGTCCTTTTCTCTTCCGCCGATTTGATTCCCTCGGGCGCGAAAGTGCCTTTGCCCGTGGACGATTTCCAATGGTCGCAGGACCGCGAGAAACTCCTGATCTACACGAACTCTGCGCGTGTCTGGCGCGAAAATACGCGCGGCGATTATTGGGTCCTCGATCGCCAGTCAAAAAAATTGCGCAAGCTCGGAGGCGACGTCGCCCCATCCACACTCATGTTTGCGAAATTTTCCTCCGATGGCTCTCGTGTCGCGTATGTTCGCGCGAATAATATTTATGTCGAGGAGGTCGCCTCCGGAAAAATCAAGCAGCTCACCCCCGACGGCAACGAAACCGTCATCAACGGCACATCTGACTGGGTCTATGAAGAAGAGTTCGACGTGCGCGATGGTTTTCGCTGGAGCCCCGATGGCCGCACCATCGCTTTTTTCCAGTTTGATTCCAGCCCCGTCCGCGAATTTTCCATGATCAACAATCTCGGCGCAGGCTTTCGCGACCCGGTCACGCAGATTCCCTATCCGGAATTCGGTGTCTATCCAAAGGTCTGGACCTACCGCATTCCTTCCGCCGGCACGCCGAATTCCAACGTTCGCATCGGCATCGTGGACATCGATAAGGGAAACACGAAATGGCTCAACGTCGTCGGCGATTCGGAAAAATCCTATCTCCCGCGCATGGACTGGACCGGCAACGGAAATGACATTCTTCTCCAGCACATCAATCGCCGCCAGAACCAGGATGATCTTTATCTCACCGATGGCCATAGCGGCCACACGCGTCAGATTCTCCGCGAGGAAGACGCCGCTTGGGTTGACGTGAACGAAGATACGCGGTGGCTCGCAAAATATAATGGCTTTCTTTGGGTCAGCGAGCGCGATGGCTGGCGCCACGTTTATATCGTTGCGCGCGATGGCAGCGGTGCGCGCCTTGTCACGCGCGGCAATTTCGATGTCATCGAAGTTCTCGCCGCCGACCCTGCGCAAGACTTCCTCTACTTTATTGCTTCGCCGGATAATGCCACGCAGCATTTTCTGTTTCGTACGCGCATGGACGGCAGCGCTGCGCCCGAGCGCCTCACTCCCGCGAGCATGCCCGGCGTGCATCACTATGATATTTCTCCGGATTGCCAGTGGGCGTTTCATTCGTATTCGTCCTTCGATGTTCCGCCGATCACCGAACTCATCAGCCTTCCCGATCATCGCGCCGTGCGCGTGATGGCCGGCAATGCAGCATTGCTTGAGAAAATAAAAGTTCTCGTCAAGCAGCCTGTGGAATTTTTTCAAGTGGATATCGGCGAAGGCGTGACGCTCGATGCGTGGATGATCAAGCCCGCCGATTTTGATCCGTCGCGCAAGTATCCGATTCTTTTCAACGTCTATGGAGAACCTGCGGCGCAAACGGTTCTCGATGCATGGCATGGCGCTGGGAGCTTGTATCATCGCGCCATCGCGAATCACGGATATCTGATCGCCTCCGTTGATAATCGCGGGACGCCCGCGCCGAAAGGACGCGCATGGCGAAAAATAATTTACGGCGCCGTCGGCGTGCTTTCTTCGAAAGAGCAAGCCGCGGCTGTGCGCGCGATTGCGAAAGATCGCTCGTACGTGGATATGGATCGCGTTGGTGTGTGGGGCTGGAGCGGCGGCGGAACAAACACTTTGAATTTGATGTTTCGCTCGCCGGAAATTTATCGCGTGGGCATGTCCGTTGCGCCGGTTCCCGATCAGCGCATCTACGACACAATTTATCAAGAGCGCTACATGGGATTGCCGCAAGAAAATGTCGACGGCTACAGAGCAGGTTCGGCAATTAATTTCGCGGAAGGATTGCAAGGAAGACTTTTGCTCGTGCACGGCACCGGCGACGACAATGTTCACTACGCCGGATCGCAGTTGCTCGTCGATCGCATGATCGAACTTGGAAAATCTTTCGACTTCATGACGTATCCGAATCGCACGCACGGCATTTCCGAAGGCGCGGGAACCACAGTGCACATTTTCAAACTTCTCGCGCGGCATCTCATCGCGCATCTTCCTGCGGGGCCGGCGCCGCGAACGATGACGCTGTTTCTGAACGAAAAAGCGAAACAGGTTTCGCGGGGATAA
- a CDS encoding CPBP family intramembrane glutamic endopeptidase: MSLRRIFLTDRGIRAGWRLLIWLAIVFGIEFVLYYAVQQPLHVSPTSTTPGNHSFLDPAWSLVVQASDLISVLVASLILARIEHASLSDYYIPTRNIFGRQLWVGSLWGLLAVSLLIGLIAVFHGYRIIGLAIHGRPLVHAVFWWLIQAFAIGFSEEFLFRSYLLRTLADGIRFWPAAVLIAISFGSLHYFFKSYERWEDFACTALFSLFCCLTIRRTGSLKFAIGFHAAFDWGAIFLFSGKNGGEFAPGHLLQTSWTGPDWLTGGMLGPEASWFVFLVIALVFLLFPRFYPSSSSNPTPQSP, translated from the coding sequence ATGTCTCTGCGCCGAATCTTCCTGACCGACCGTGGAATCCGTGCCGGCTGGCGCTTGCTCATTTGGCTCGCGATTGTTTTCGGCATAGAATTCGTTCTCTACTACGCTGTCCAACAGCCGCTTCATGTTTCGCCCACTAGCACGACCCCCGGCAATCATTCCTTCCTGGACCCTGCCTGGAGCCTTGTCGTCCAGGCTTCCGATCTCATCTCTGTCCTCGTCGCCTCGCTCATTCTGGCTCGCATCGAACACGCCTCACTCAGCGACTATTACATTCCAACTCGCAATATTTTCGGCCGCCAGCTCTGGGTAGGTTCACTCTGGGGCCTTCTGGCTGTTTCGCTTTTGATAGGACTCATCGCTGTTTTTCACGGCTACCGCATTATCGGCCTGGCCATCCACGGCCGTCCGCTTGTTCATGCTGTTTTTTGGTGGCTGATCCAGGCATTCGCTATCGGCTTCTCCGAAGAATTCCTTTTCCGCTCTTACTTGCTCCGCACTCTCGCGGATGGCATCCGTTTTTGGCCTGCCGCTGTCCTGATCGCCATCAGCTTTGGTTCTCTTCATTATTTTTTCAAGTCTTACGAACGCTGGGAAGATTTCGCCTGCACCGCCCTTTTCAGCCTCTTCTGCTGCCTCACGATTCGCCGCACGGGCTCCCTCAAATTCGCCATCGGCTTCCACGCCGCCTTCGACTGGGGTGCGATATTCTTGTTTTCTGGAAAAAATGGCGGCGAGTTTGCCCCCGGCCATCTCCTTCAAACTTCCTGGACCGGCCCCGACTGGCTCACCGGTGGCATGCTCGGCCCAGAAGCCAGTTGGTTCGTCTTCCTCGTTATCGCACTCGTCTTCCTTCTCTTCCCCCGCTTCTATCCTTCATCCTCCTCCAATCCGACACCGCAATCTCCCTGA
- a CDS encoding glutaminyl-peptide cyclotransferase: MSHANRVTIFSCFLVISIFIFFPATAHDAQKKAAKYGYRIVHTYSHDPAAFTQGLIYLDGFLYESTGLNGKSSVRKVELKSGKVVQQYNLPQNLFGEGLTNWGNTLVQLTWKAHTGFVYDRASFRLLRTFQYPWEGWGLTQDGTNLILSDGSSTLYFLDPQDFHEVRHIDVTDGGVEVHDLNELEYIHGEIYANVWQTDYIAIISPQDGHVTGWIDLTGLLPENERANSDAVLNGIAYDAKSDRLFVTGKLWPTLFEIQIVRKKASRR; encoded by the coding sequence ATGAGCCACGCGAACAGAGTCACGATTTTCTCCTGCTTCTTGGTCATTTCGATTTTCATTTTCTTTCCGGCGACCGCGCACGACGCCCAAAAGAAAGCCGCGAAGTACGGATATCGCATCGTGCACACGTATTCGCACGATCCGGCGGCGTTCACGCAAGGATTGATCTATCTGGACGGATTTCTTTACGAGAGCACTGGATTGAACGGGAAATCTTCGGTGCGGAAGGTCGAGCTGAAAAGCGGAAAAGTCGTGCAGCAATATAATTTGCCGCAGAATTTATTCGGCGAAGGGCTGACGAATTGGGGAAATACGCTCGTGCAACTGACGTGGAAGGCGCACACGGGCTTTGTCTACGACCGCGCCAGTTTCCGCTTGCTGCGGACGTTTCAGTATCCATGGGAAGGCTGGGGGCTAACGCAAGACGGAACGAATCTGATTTTGAGCGATGGCAGTTCGACGCTTTATTTTCTAGACCCGCAGGATTTCCACGAGGTGAGGCACATTGATGTGACCGATGGGGGAGTGGAAGTCCACGACCTCAATGAACTGGAATACATTCACGGCGAGATTTATGCGAACGTGTGGCAGACGGATTACATCGCGATCATTTCGCCACAGGATGGGCACGTGACGGGGTGGATCGACCTGACGGGGCTGCTTCCGGAGAATGAGAGGGCAAATTCGGACGCGGTGCTGAACGGAATTGCGTACGATGCGAAGAGCGACCGGCTTTTCGTGACTGGAAAGCTCTGGCCGACGCTGTTTGAGATACAAATTGTGAGGAAGAAAGCGAGCCGGCGTTAG